One genomic region from Jilunia laotingensis encodes:
- the porQ gene encoding type IX secretion system protein PorQ, with product MLKKNIITVLLLLFWAKSQAQADNSVFQFLKLPISSHATALGGENISIIEDDLTMATNNPALLSCVADKTLNLNYMLYIEGTNVASAAFSHIAGERSTWAVTAQYVNYGSMKETTPENIVTGTFSAKDMAFSGIYSYDFSDYWSGGVKTNLIYSNYDKFSSFAIGVDLGLNYYHQDKDFSFSLVARNLGGQIVAFEDKHEKLPIDVQVGITKRLSHAPFRISATLYSLTDWKNSKFFDHAVIGMDFLPTDNFYIALGYNFRRANEMKVAGSSHWAGLTAGAGIQIKRFKLGASYAKYHLSASSFLFNLAMTL from the coding sequence ATGTTAAAAAAGAATATAATTACAGTACTATTGCTTCTTTTCTGGGCTAAATCACAGGCTCAGGCAGATAATAGCGTATTCCAATTCCTCAAACTTCCAATCTCGTCCCATGCCACAGCGCTCGGGGGAGAAAACATTTCTATCATCGAAGATGATCTGACAATGGCAACCAATAATCCGGCATTACTGTCATGTGTGGCAGACAAAACGCTCAATCTAAATTATATGCTTTATATAGAAGGTACGAATGTAGCAAGCGCAGCTTTTTCACACATAGCGGGAGAACGATCTACTTGGGCGGTAACAGCTCAATACGTCAACTACGGCAGTATGAAAGAGACTACACCGGAAAATATTGTTACGGGGACTTTCTCTGCCAAAGATATGGCTTTCTCAGGAATTTATTCTTATGACTTTAGTGACTACTGGAGTGGTGGAGTAAAAACTAATCTGATTTACTCCAATTATGATAAATTCTCTTCATTTGCTATTGGTGTCGATCTTGGATTGAATTATTATCATCAGGACAAGGATTTTTCTTTTTCACTGGTGGCCCGGAATTTAGGAGGACAAATCGTGGCTTTTGAGGATAAACATGAAAAACTCCCAATCGATGTTCAGGTGGGCATTACGAAACGGCTGTCGCACGCCCCTTTCCGTATATCGGCAACGCTCTACAGTCTGACCGACTGGAAAAATTCCAAATTCTTCGACCATGCCGTGATAGGAATGGATTTCCTGCCAACAGATAATTTTTATATTGCACTCGGATATAATTTCCGCAGAGCCAACGAAATGAAAGTTGCCGGTTCAAGCCACTGGGCAGGCCTTACAGCAGGGGCAGGGATACAAATAAAACGGTTCAAATTAGGCGCTTCTTATGCAAAATACCATCTTAGCGCTTCTTCCTTCTTATTCAATTTGGCGATGACACTTTAG
- a CDS encoding energy transducer TonB, protein MEVKKSPKADLENKKSTWMLIGYVVVLAFLFVAFEWTERDIKIDTSQALADVLFEEEMVPITEQEQKIEVPPPPEVPQAAEILDIVDDDADVEETIIASTEDTGQKVEIKYQPVVVEEEEPEEQEIFDVVEQMPDFPGGQAALMSYLSKNIKYPTIAQENGTQGRVIVQFVVNKDGSIVDAKVARSVDPYLDKEALRVINSMPKWKPGMQRNKPVRVKYTVPVMFRLQ, encoded by the coding sequence ATGGAAGTTAAAAAATCACCTAAAGCAGACTTGGAGAATAAGAAGTCTACATGGATGCTTATCGGTTACGTGGTGGTGTTAGCCTTTTTGTTCGTGGCGTTCGAATGGACCGAGCGAGACATAAAGATTGATACAAGCCAGGCTTTAGCCGATGTTTTGTTTGAGGAAGAAATGGTTCCTATCACGGAGCAAGAACAGAAAATCGAAGTTCCACCACCCCCTGAAGTGCCGCAAGCTGCGGAAATTCTCGATATCGTAGATGATGATGCAGATGTGGAAGAAACAATAATCGCTTCTACTGAGGATACTGGACAGAAGGTAGAAATTAAATATCAACCTGTAGTGGTTGAAGAAGAAGAACCGGAAGAACAGGAAATCTTTGACGTGGTAGAGCAAATGCCGGATTTCCCGGGAGGACAGGCCGCTTTGATGTCTTATTTATCTAAGAATATCAAGTATCCGACCATCGCTCAGGAAAATGGTACTCAAGGACGTGTTATCGTTCAGTTTGTTGTTAACAAGGATGGTAGTATCGTAGATGCAAAGGTTGCACGCAGTGTCGACCCGTATCTGGATAAAGAAGCCCTCCGCGTGATTAACTCCATGCCTAAATGGAAACCGGGTATGCAGAGAAACAAACCGGTACGTGTGAAATATACGGTTCCTGTTATGTTTAGATTACAGTAA
- a CDS encoding polyprenyl synthetase family protein gives MYNASQLLDKFNAHLSELQFTRTPEGLYDPVKYVLSMGGKRIRPVLMLMAYNLYRDDIARIFNPATGIEVYHNYTLLHDDLMDRADMRRGKRTVHKVWNDNTAILSGDAMLVLAYQFMAACPPECLKEVMDIFNLTALEICEGQQMDMEFEQRDNVREEEYIEMIRLKTAVLLAASLKIGAILGGASREDAERLYDFGMQIGIAFQLQDDLLDVYGDSAVFGKNIGGDILCNKKTYMLIKCIERAGEQQLSELNRWIVAESYRPEEKIAAVTALYNQIGIKSICENKMREHYMLAMESLESVSVAEGKKKELKNLMKHLMYREM, from the coding sequence ATGTATAATGCATCCCAACTGCTTGATAAGTTTAATGCTCACTTATCTGAATTGCAATTTACCCGTACACCTGAAGGATTATATGATCCTGTAAAGTATGTCTTGTCTATGGGAGGAAAACGTATTCGGCCTGTTTTAATGCTTATGGCTTATAATCTTTACAGAGACGACATTGCTCGTATCTTTAATCCGGCTACCGGCATTGAGGTTTATCATAATTATACACTCCTTCATGACGACTTAATGGATCGTGCTGATATGCGCAGAGGAAAAAGGACTGTCCATAAGGTTTGGAATGATAATACGGCTATTTTGTCTGGAGATGCAATGTTGGTGTTGGCCTATCAGTTTATGGCAGCTTGCCCTCCTGAATGTTTGAAGGAGGTTATGGATATTTTCAATCTGACGGCTCTTGAAATTTGTGAAGGACAGCAGATGGATATGGAATTTGAGCAACGTGACAATGTTCGTGAAGAAGAATACATCGAGATGATCCGTTTGAAAACAGCAGTTTTGCTTGCAGCAAGTTTGAAAATCGGTGCCATACTCGGTGGGGCTTCCCGAGAGGATGCTGAACGTTTGTATGATTTTGGCATGCAGATTGGGATTGCATTTCAATTGCAGGATGATTTGTTGGATGTTTACGGAGATTCGGCCGTCTTTGGAAAGAATATCGGAGGAGATATTTTATGTAATAAAAAGACATACATGCTTATTAAATGTATCGAACGCGCAGGAGAACAACAACTTTCAGAGTTGAATAGATGGATCGTTGCCGAATCTTACCGTCCGGAGGAAAAAATAGCGGCAGTGACTGCTCTTTATAACCAAATAGGTATAAAGTCCATTTGTGAAAATAAGATGCGTGAACATTATATGCTCGCTATGGAAAGCCTTGAATCGGTTTCTGTCGCTGAAGGAAAGAAAAAAGAATTAAAGAACCTAATGAAACATTTGATGTACAGAGAAATGTAA
- a CDS encoding TatD family hydrolase encodes MLVDSHSHLFLEEFAEDLPQVIKRAQDAGVTHIFMPNIDSTTIEPLLSVCASYKGLCFPMIGLHPTSVNESYKQELDIVFQQLTAPNDFVAIGEIGLDLYWDKTFLKEQLVAFEQQVEWALEYHLPIVIHTREAFEYIYKVLEPYKRSALTGIFHSFTGTEEEASRLLEFSGFALGINGVVTFKKSQLPEVLKNIPLSRIVLETDSPYLTPVPNRGKRNESAYVKDTLMKVADIYQIAPEVVAEATSENALKVFGMLK; translated from the coding sequence ATGCTTGTTGATTCTCATTCACATTTGTTTTTGGAAGAGTTTGCTGAAGATCTTCCGCAAGTTATTAAACGTGCGCAGGATGCTGGTGTCACTCATATTTTTATGCCGAATATTGATAGTACTACCATTGAACCCTTGCTTTCTGTATGCGCATCTTATAAAGGGTTGTGTTTCCCCATGATAGGACTTCATCCCACTTCTGTTAACGAGTCGTATAAACAAGAATTGGATATTGTTTTCCAACAGTTGACCGCTCCAAATGATTTTGTTGCCATTGGCGAAATAGGTTTGGATCTTTATTGGGATAAAACTTTCTTGAAAGAACAGCTTGTCGCTTTTGAACAACAGGTTGAATGGGCATTGGAATACCATTTGCCCATTGTGATCCATACCCGGGAAGCATTTGAATATATATATAAGGTATTAGAACCTTATAAAAGAAGCGCATTGACGGGTATTTTCCATAGTTTTACAGGTACGGAGGAAGAGGCTTCCCGTCTACTCGAATTCTCAGGCTTCGCATTGGGAATAAACGGTGTGGTTACATTTAAAAAATCACAATTACCTGAAGTCTTGAAAAATATTCCTTTGTCTCGCATCGTTTTAGAAACGGATTCTCCCTATTTAACACCGGTGCCGAACCGTGGAAAAAGGAATGAAAGTGCCTATGTAAAGGACACCTTAATGAAAGTTGCCGACATCTATCAGATAGCTCCGGAAGTGGTTGCTGAAGCCACATCTGAAAACGCCTTAAAAGTGTTTGGAATGCTCAAATAA
- a CDS encoding MotA/TolQ/ExbB proton channel family protein, with protein MKKLFAIVAVMGVLTFGSTQLAQAQDAPAAEQTEQAAPAAVEPAAADAPAAGVEEGGIHKEIKVKFIEGTASFMSLVAIALVIGLAFCIERIIYLSLAEINTKKFMASIEAALEKGDVEAAKDIARNTRGPIASIYYQGLMRIDQGIDVVEKSVVSYGGVQAGYLEKGCSWITLFIAMAPSLGFLGTVIGMVQAFDKIQQVGDISPTVVAGGMKVALITTIFGLIVALILQVFYNYVLSKIEALTSEMEDSSISLLDMVIKYNLKYKK; from the coding sequence ATGAAAAAGTTATTCGCAATTGTTGCTGTGATGGGAGTCTTAACATTTGGCTCAACTCAACTTGCTCAGGCTCAAGACGCTCCTGCTGCTGAACAAACAGAACAGGCTGCCCCTGCTGCTGTAGAACCGGCTGCCGCTGATGCTCCTGCTGCTGGCGTTGAGGAAGGTGGTATCCACAAGGAAATTAAAGTGAAATTCATCGAAGGTACTGCATCTTTCATGAGTTTGGTAGCTATCGCTTTGGTTATCGGTTTAGCTTTCTGTATTGAACGTATCATTTATTTGAGCTTAGCTGAAATCAATACTAAGAAGTTCATGGCTTCTATCGAGGCTGCTTTGGAAAAAGGTGATGTGGAAGCTGCAAAAGACATCGCACGTAACACCAGAGGTCCTATCGCTTCTATCTACTACCAAGGATTGATGAGAATTGATCAAGGTATTGATGTAGTAGAAAAATCAGTCGTTTCTTATGGTGGTGTACAAGCTGGTTATCTTGAAAAAGGATGTTCTTGGATCACACTGTTTATCGCAATGGCTCCGTCACTCGGATTCTTGGGTACTGTAATCGGTATGGTTCAGGCATTTGATAAGATCCAGCAGGTAGGTGATATCTCTCCGACGGTTGTTGCTGGTGGTATGAAAGTTGCTTTGATTACAACTATCTTCGGTTTGATCGTTGCTTTGATCCTTCAGGTATTCTACAACTACGTTCTTTCTAAGATTGAAGCTCTTACAAGCGAAATGGAAGATTCTTCTATCTCTTTGCTTGATATGGTAATCAAATATAACTTGAAATACAAAAAATAA
- a CDS encoding ExbD/TolR family protein has translation MAKGKRKVPDINSSSTADIAFLLLIFFLITTSMDTDRGLARRLPPPPEVDKPQNDADKVKQRNVFQVFLNMYDQLMVNGEVMDVQQLRAKAKEFIANKYNDETLPEKKSKDVEFFGNVMVTEAHVVSLQNDRSSSYQAYIDVQNELVAAYNELRDELAMEKWGKKYSELDEEKQKAVREIYPQKISEAEPKKYGEKK, from the coding sequence ATGGCAAAAGGAAAAAGAAAAGTTCCTGATATAAATTCAAGTTCTACGGCGGACATTGCTTTCTTGTTGCTGATCTTCTTCTTGATTACAACTTCAATGGATACAGACCGTGGTTTGGCAAGACGTTTGCCGCCACCACCTGAAGTTGATAAACCACAGAATGATGCTGACAAAGTTAAGCAACGTAACGTTTTTCAGGTCTTTCTGAATATGTATGACCAATTGATGGTCAACGGAGAGGTTATGGACGTTCAGCAGTTAAGAGCAAAGGCTAAGGAATTTATTGCAAATAAATACAATGATGAAACATTGCCCGAGAAGAAATCGAAAGATGTAGAATTTTTCGGCAATGTGATGGTTACTGAAGCTCATGTGGTTTCTTTGCAAAATGACCGTTCCTCCTCATATCAGGCGTATATTGATGTTCAAAATGAATTGGTTGCTGCCTACAATGAACTGCGCGATGAACTCGCTATGGAAAAATGGGGCAAGAAATATTCTGAATTAGATGAAGAAAAGCAAAAAGCTGTTCGTGAAATCTATCCTCAGAAAATCTCTGAAGCTGAACCTAAAAAATATGGAGAAAAGAAGTAA
- a CDS encoding ExbD/TolR family protein: MGKFNKTGKREMPALNTSSLPDLIFTLLFFFMIVTTMREVTLKVEFKVPQATELEKLEKKSLVTFIYVGKPMQEFRKKMGSESRIQLNDAFAEVSEIQDYIIAERSSMKEADQAMMTVSLKIDKDTKMGIVTDIKNALRQAYALKINYSSQMRE; encoded by the coding sequence ATGGGAAAATTTAATAAAACAGGTAAACGTGAAATGCCTGCGTTGAACACTTCTTCTCTACCGGACCTTATTTTCACGTTGTTGTTCTTCTTCATGATTGTAACAACTATGCGTGAAGTAACACTGAAGGTTGAATTCAAGGTTCCGCAAGCAACAGAATTAGAGAAGCTTGAAAAGAAATCATTGGTTACATTCATCTATGTAGGTAAACCTATGCAGGAGTTTCGTAAGAAAATGGGTTCTGAAAGCCGTATTCAGTTGAATGATGCTTTCGCTGAAGTATCTGAGATTCAAGATTACATTATTGCTGAGAGATCAAGCATGAAAGAGGCTGATCAGGCTATGATGACTGTATCTTTGAAGATCGATAAGGATACAAAGATGGGTATCGTTACTGATATTAAAAACGCGCTTCGTCAAGCGTATGCTTTGAAGATTAACTACTCTTCGCAAATGCGTGAATAA
- a CDS encoding GNAT family N-acetyltransferase has translation MIRLQPIRTSDVQHYQFMENLLINAFPPEEYRSLEELRNYTDHTDNFHNNLILDGNTPIGFITYWDFNNFYYVEHFAIDPNQRNGGYGKSVLEHLSGNLHRPIVLEVEMPVEEMAQRRINFYKRQGFTLWEKEYQQPPYKPGDPFLPMYLMVKGDLQCDRDFEEVKRRIHKEVYNVQ, from the coding sequence ATGATCAGACTTCAACCTATTCGTACATCCGATGTACAACATTATCAGTTCATGGAGAATCTCCTTATCAATGCTTTCCCTCCGGAAGAATATCGTTCCTTGGAAGAGTTACGCAACTATACCGATCATACAGATAATTTCCATAATAATCTCATTCTTGACGGAAACACACCAATCGGTTTTATTACTTACTGGGATTTCAACAACTTCTATTATGTAGAACATTTCGCAATCGACCCCAACCAACGCAACGGTGGGTACGGAAAAAGCGTCTTAGAACATTTAAGTGGAAATTTACATCGTCCCATCGTTCTGGAAGTAGAAATGCCCGTAGAGGAAATGGCCCAACGCCGTATCAATTTCTATAAACGCCAGGGATTCACACTATGGGAGAAAGAGTATCAACAACCGCCCTACAAACCCGGGGATCCGTTCCTTCCCATGTATTTGATGGTCAAAGGTGACTTGCAGTGCGACCGGGATTTTGAAGAAGTGAAAAGAAGAATCCATAAAGAAGTTTACAACGTTCAATGA
- a CDS encoding IgA Peptidase M64, whose amino-acid sequence MKRNLLLILCLLVVLNLHTQNFADYFADKTLRVDYIFTGDADHQSIYLDELSRLPSWAGRRHHLSELPLEGNGQITMTDLATGQCIYKTSFSSLFQEWLTTDEAKETAKGFENSFLLPYPLRPAKIEITLLSPERKVTASLKHTVRPDDILIHERGTSHVTPHKYILKSGNEADCIDVAILAEGYTEAEMEQFYKDAEKTCESLFYYEPFKSMKNRFNLVAVASPSDDSGVSVPRKNEWKQTAYNSHFDTFYSERYLTSNQIKAIHNALAGIPYEHIIIIANTEVYGGGGIYNSYTLTAAHHPAFKPVVAHEFGHSFGGLGDEYFYDDDVMTDTYPLDIEPWEPNITTRVDFASKWEDMIPAGTPVPTPENMQDQCPVGLYEGGGYSAKGIYRPAFDCRMRTNKYPTFCPVCQRSIQNIIEFYTNK is encoded by the coding sequence ATGAAACGGAACCTACTTTTAATTCTTTGTCTTCTAGTGGTTTTAAACCTGCATACGCAGAATTTTGCAGACTACTTTGCCGATAAGACCTTACGGGTAGATTATATCTTCACCGGTGATGCCGACCACCAGTCCATCTACTTGGACGAACTTTCCCGCCTGCCGTCCTGGGCAGGACGCCGGCATCATTTGTCCGAGCTTCCTCTGGAAGGTAACGGCCAGATCACAATGACCGACCTGGCAACGGGACAATGCATCTACAAGACTTCCTTTTCTTCTCTTTTCCAGGAGTGGCTCACAACGGATGAAGCCAAAGAAACAGCCAAAGGATTCGAAAACAGTTTTTTACTCCCCTATCCTCTGCGTCCGGCTAAAATAGAAATCACATTGCTTAGCCCGGAACGGAAAGTGACGGCTTCCCTGAAACACACGGTTCGTCCGGACGACATCTTGATTCATGAGCGTGGAACGTCACACGTCACCCCACATAAATACATACTGAAAAGCGGAAATGAAGCCGACTGCATCGATGTCGCCATTCTTGCGGAAGGCTATACCGAAGCTGAAATGGAACAGTTTTACAAAGATGCCGAAAAGACCTGCGAAAGCCTCTTCTATTACGAACCTTTCAAATCAATGAAAAACCGGTTCAACTTGGTGGCCGTAGCTAGTCCGTCGGACGATAGCGGAGTAAGCGTTCCCCGCAAGAACGAATGGAAGCAGACTGCCTACAACTCACATTTCGATACTTTCTACTCCGAACGCTACCTAACAAGCAATCAGATAAAAGCAATCCATAATGCGCTCGCCGGCATACCTTATGAACACATCATCATCATCGCCAACACCGAGGTATATGGCGGAGGAGGTATCTACAATTCATACACGCTGACCGCAGCCCATCATCCGGCTTTCAAGCCTGTCGTAGCACACGAATTCGGGCACAGCTTCGGAGGATTGGGCGATGAATATTTCTATGACGACGATGTCATGACCGACACTTATCCACTCGATATAGAGCCGTGGGAACCGAATATCACTACACGTGTGGATTTCGCTTCCAAATGGGAAGACATGATTCCAGCGGGTACCCCGGTACCTACACCGGAAAACATGCAAGATCAATGTCCCGTGGGGCTGTATGAAGGAGGAGGATATTCAGCGAAAGGCATTTACCGACCGGCTTTCGACTGTCGCATGCGCACGAATAAATATCCCACGTTCTGTCCGGTCTGTCAGCGATCTATCCAAAACATAATCGAATTTTATACTAACAAATAA
- a CDS encoding Lrp/AsnC family transcriptional regulator — translation MGHHQLDTLDEQILKLIAENARIPFLEVARACNVSGAAIHQRIQKLTNLGILKGSEFVIDPEKIGYETCAYIGIYLKDPESFDSVTQALQAIPEVVECHFTTGKYDMFIKIYARNNHHLLSVIHDKLQPLGLARTETLISFHEAIKRQMPIIVETEEEEL, via the coding sequence ATGGGACATCATCAATTGGATACTTTAGATGAGCAGATTCTGAAGCTGATAGCAGAGAATGCACGCATACCTTTTCTGGAAGTTGCGCGGGCATGTAACGTTTCAGGAGCTGCGATTCATCAGCGGATACAGAAACTCACTAATCTGGGAATATTGAAAGGTTCGGAGTTTGTCATCGATCCGGAGAAGATCGGGTATGAAACGTGCGCTTATATCGGGATTTATCTGAAAGATCCGGAATCGTTCGATTCAGTAACGCAAGCTTTACAGGCCATACCGGAAGTCGTGGAGTGTCACTTCACAACGGGTAAGTATGATATGTTCATCAAAATATATGCGCGCAATAACCATCATTTGCTAAGTGTGATTCATGATAAATTGCAACCGCTGGGGTTGGCGCGCACGGAAACATTGATCTCCTTCCATGAGGCTATCAAACGGCAAATGCCGATCATAGTCGAAACGGAAGAAGAAGAGTTGTAA